Genomic segment of Chitinophaga varians:
CTTTTTCAAACACGTTGCCATCGGCGATCACGCGGGAGCGGCCGCCACCGCCGCCAGGGCGTTCCCAGTGGTCTTCCCGGAAGGTGGCTTTGCCATCTATTTTTTCAAAGGCGTTGCAGATCTCATCCTGCAGGTCCCGTATAAAGGCGATGAATTCGTTTTTGATGCTCATGGTATGTTTAGCCGTGTGCTTTAACAGTTTCAACAAATGCTTTGGCATGGTCTACCGGTACATTAGGCAGGATGCCGTGGCCGAGGTTGGCGATATAACGCTGACGGCCGAAGCCTTTCAGCATTTCCTTCACTGATTTTTCAATTTCAGGGATAGGCGCCAGCAGCTTGGCCGGATCGAAGTTGCCCTGCAGGGTGATGTTGCTGCCGGCAAACTGGCGGGCCAGTTCCGGTTTAATGCACCAGTCGATGCCGAGGCCATGGGCGCCGGTAGCGGCCATGTCTTCGAGCGCAAACCAGGCGCCTTTGGCAAATACGATGGTCGGGCAAACGTCTTTCATCGCTGCCACGATCTGGCGGATGTATTGCAGGGAGAACACTTCAAAGTCCTGTGGGCTGAGCAGGCCGCCCCAGGAATCGAATATCTGAACGGTGTCTGCGCCGGCGGCCACCTGTGCTTTCAGGTAGGCGATGGAGGTATCGGTGATCATCTGCAGCAGCTGATGGGCTACGGCAGGTTGCTGGTAACAGAAGGCTTTGGCTTCATCAAAAGTTTTGGAGCCTTTGCCTTGTACCATATAACAGAGCAATGTCCAGGGAGCGCCGGCAAAACCGATCAGCGGCACGCGGCCGGCGAGGGTTTGTTTGGTGAGCTTCAGGGCATCGAACACATAATGCAGTCTTTCGTGTACATCGGGAACGCATAAACGTTGAAGGTCTTGCGCGCTTTTTACCGGTTGCGGCAGCAGGGGGCCTACTTTCTCTACCAGTTGCACTTCCATGCCCATGGCCTGCGGCACCACCAGTATGTCGGAGAAAATGATGGCGGCGTCCACACCTACCTGGTCAACCGGCATCACGGTGATTTCGGTGGCCAGTTCAGGATTTTCACAGCGTTCAAAGAAGCTATATTTATCACGCAGTTTGATATAATCCGGTAAATAGCGGCCTGCCTGACGCATCATCCATACGGGTGTGCGGGAAACAGTTTCACCTCTAAGGGCCTTCAGCAATAAATCATTCTTCAATGCGCTCATTCGTAGCAGTTAATGTTGTTAAAGTAAAATATAGCTGTTTTCACCATGGATTCCGCATCGGTATGAGGGGCCATGATGATTTTATTATCGGTATAATCTTCCAGTTGGGCGGCTGTGGTGGTCCCAATCGCAAAACAAACAGTGTTGGGTGCCAGCCTGTTAACGGAGAAAAAGCTCTTTACCGCACTGGGACTGAAAAACAGGATGCCGTCGTATTCGCCGGCCACCACAGTGGGAGTGGGGATGTTGTCGTAGATCACGTATTCGTTGACCGCAACACCTGCATCCCTTAAGCTTTGTGGCAGTTCATCCCTGCGCTGGTTGCCACAGAAAAAATGTACTTCGTTTATATTGCCTAATGCAATGATAGCGGCTGCCAGGTCTTTGCCATAGGGCGCTTCCGCCAATATCGGATTGTGTGGAAACCATTTTTGCAGCTGGGCTTTGGTATTGCCATCTATACAGCAAAACGGATTTCTGATGAGATAGAAGGTGCTGCCCTGATGCCAGTAATAGTCGACAAATACTTTTACAGCATGTGCGCTGGTGAAAACAAGCGGAATATCCGGATTGCCCAGGACGCTTTTCATATTTTCATCACCAAGCAGATTATTATTTGCTATTGGTTTTATCTGGATAAAATCCTGTACTTCGATAGCAATACCGTGATCGCCCGCTTCGGTGATCAGGTTACCAGACAAGGGTCTGGTACACAGTACGCGGTATTTGACATTATCGGGCATTTCTGATTTCAGCTACTACTTCAGCGCCGCCCTGGGCCATGATTTCTTCCGCTGCGGACTGGCCCAGGTATTGTGCCTGTTCCACTGAAGCTTCCCGGCTGATGCTGAAGAACCGGGAGCCGTCGAGGCTGCAGAGTTCTCCGCTGAAGTGTACGGTGTTATTTTGTATTTGAGCATACGCGCTGATAGGGGTGGTGCATCCACCCATCAGGGTACGCAGGAATTCGCGTTCAATAAAAGTGGCCAGGGCTGTTTCCGTGTCGTTGAAGGCAGCGCAGGCTTCCCGGCAGAAGGTGTCGTCTTCGCGGCATACGGC
This window contains:
- the hemE gene encoding uroporphyrinogen decarboxylase, whose product is MSALKNDLLLKALRGETVSRTPVWMMRQAGRYLPDYIKLRDKYSFFERCENPELATEITVMPVDQVGVDAAIIFSDILVVPQAMGMEVQLVEKVGPLLPQPVKSAQDLQRLCVPDVHERLHYVFDALKLTKQTLAGRVPLIGFAGAPWTLLCYMVQGKGSKTFDEAKAFCYQQPAVAHQLLQMITDTSIAYLKAQVAAGADTVQIFDSWGGLLSPQDFEVFSLQYIRQIVAAMKDVCPTIVFAKGAWFALEDMAATGAHGLGIDWCIKPELARQFAGSNITLQGNFDPAKLLAPIPEIEKSVKEMLKGFGRQRYIANLGHGILPNVPVDHAKAFVETVKAHG
- a CDS encoding uroporphyrinogen-III synthase, whose amino-acid sequence is MPDNVKYRVLCTRPLSGNLITEAGDHGIAIEVQDFIQIKPIANNNLLGDENMKSVLGNPDIPLVFTSAHAVKVFVDYYWHQGSTFYLIRNPFCCIDGNTKAQLQKWFPHNPILAEAPYGKDLAAAIIALGNINEVHFFCGNQRRDELPQSLRDAGVAVNEYVIYDNIPTPTVVAGEYDGILFFSPSAVKSFFSVNRLAPNTVCFAIGTTTAAQLEDYTDNKIIMAPHTDAESMVKTAIFYFNNINCYE